Proteins encoded within one genomic window of Hahella chejuensis KCTC 2396:
- a CDS encoding ABC transporter ATP-binding protein, whose product MNTKDVLLSARNLEVHFPVGNHILPSRRPRLKAVNGIDVDVYRGETLGIVGESGCGKSTLARALLRLIEPTRGELRWKGEDMRAFSKTTLVRRRREFQMVFQDPTASLNPRLTVSECIAEPLLTHEPRLKRREIKRQVIAMMDKVGLSASHRNRYPHEFSGGQCQRVGIARALVLNPDLVVCDEPVSALDVSIQAQVINLLDDLKQEMGGTLVMIAHDLSVVRHISDRVMVMYLGKPMEVGLYDRVFDQAQHPYTKALLSAVPIANPKLARSREVQLLPGDLPSPLNPPSGCVFRTRCPEATDLCGRQPPTQSGSEEHRIFCSNTLLLAGQ is encoded by the coding sequence ATGAATACAAAAGACGTTTTACTCTCCGCCCGCAACCTGGAAGTGCATTTCCCCGTCGGCAACCACATCCTGCCCAGCCGACGCCCGCGACTGAAAGCCGTGAACGGCATTGACGTGGATGTGTACCGGGGCGAAACCCTAGGCATTGTCGGTGAATCCGGCTGCGGCAAGTCCACTTTGGCGCGCGCCCTGTTGCGACTGATCGAACCCACCCGTGGGGAATTGCGCTGGAAAGGCGAAGACATGCGCGCCTTCAGCAAGACCACGCTGGTGCGCCGTCGTCGTGAATTCCAGATGGTGTTTCAGGACCCCACCGCCAGCCTCAACCCGCGCCTGACCGTCTCGGAGTGCATCGCTGAGCCTTTATTAACCCATGAGCCGAGACTCAAACGCCGGGAAATCAAGCGCCAGGTGATCGCCATGATGGACAAAGTGGGCCTGTCCGCCAGCCATCGCAATCGCTATCCCCATGAGTTTTCCGGCGGCCAGTGTCAGCGCGTCGGCATCGCCCGCGCCCTGGTTCTCAACCCGGATCTGGTGGTGTGCGACGAACCGGTCAGCGCGCTGGACGTGTCCATTCAGGCGCAGGTAATCAATCTGCTGGACGACCTTAAACAAGAGATGGGGGGGACGCTGGTGATGATCGCCCACGACTTGAGCGTGGTGCGCCATATCAGCGATCGGGTCATGGTCATGTACCTGGGCAAGCCCATGGAAGTCGGCCTGTATGACCGGGTTTTCGATCAGGCGCAGCATCCCTACACCAAAGCGCTGTTATCCGCAGTCCCGATCGCCAATCCCAAACTGGCGCGGAGCCGGGAGGTGCAGCTTTTGCCCGGCGATCTGCCCTCGCCGCTCAACCCGCCCAGCGGCTGCGTCTTCCGCACAAGATGCCCGGAAGCCACCGATCTCTGTGGGCGCCAGCCTCCCACCCAGAGCGGCTCGGAGGAACACCGTATTTTCTGTTCCAACACCTTGTTATTGGCGGGCCAATGA
- a CDS encoding ABC transporter ATP-binding protein has protein sequence MTILSVENMNVRFATPDGLVQAVSDLSFTVRAGETLGIVGESGSGKSQSVFALMGLTADNGEVSGAANFHGENLLAMSKRQLNRIRAEKIGMIFQDPMTSLHPFLKIDKQLTEVLMIHKGMSKAAARAESIRMLDAVRIPSPQTRMGQYPHELSGGMRQRIMIAMALLCRPELLIADEPTTALDVTVQAQILSLLWELQGEFNTAILLITHDMGVVAEMCDRVLVMYGGRKMEEADTETLFERPAHPYTQGLLKAIPSITEDMPRLPTIPGNPPNALINSKGCPFRERCDLQKPTCETALPPLTRLGATQLAACHALAQNKTTPLARTA, from the coding sequence ATGACCATTTTATCCGTTGAAAACATGAATGTTCGCTTCGCGACGCCGGACGGACTGGTGCAGGCGGTCAGCGATCTTTCCTTCACCGTGCGCGCCGGTGAAACCCTCGGCATTGTCGGCGAGTCCGGCTCCGGTAAAAGCCAGTCGGTGTTCGCCCTGATGGGACTGACCGCTGACAACGGAGAAGTTTCCGGCGCCGCCAACTTTCATGGCGAAAATCTGCTGGCCATGTCCAAACGCCAGTTGAACCGCATCCGGGCGGAAAAAATCGGCATGATTTTCCAAGACCCGATGACCTCTCTGCACCCCTTCCTGAAGATCGACAAGCAGCTTACCGAAGTGCTGATGATTCATAAGGGCATGAGCAAAGCGGCGGCGCGGGCGGAATCCATCCGCATGCTGGATGCGGTGCGCATCCCCTCGCCGCAGACGCGCATGGGGCAGTATCCCCACGAGCTGTCCGGGGGCATGCGCCAGCGCATCATGATCGCCATGGCGCTGCTGTGCCGTCCGGAACTGTTGATTGCCGACGAACCCACCACCGCCCTGGACGTCACCGTGCAGGCGCAGATTCTGTCGCTGCTGTGGGAGCTGCAGGGCGAGTTCAATACCGCGATCCTGCTGATCACCCACGATATGGGCGTGGTCGCGGAAATGTGCGACCGGGTGCTGGTGATGTACGGCGGCCGCAAGATGGAAGAGGCGGATACCGAGACGCTATTCGAGCGCCCGGCTCATCCTTACACCCAGGGACTGCTGAAGGCGATTCCCTCGATTACCGAGGATATGCCGCGCCTGCCCACCATTCCCGGCAATCCGCCCAACGCGCTGATCAACAGTAAAGGCTGTCCGTTCCGGGAGCGCTGCGACTTGCAAAAGCCCACCTGCGAGACCGCCCTTCCGCCCCTGACGCGGCTCGGCGCCACGCAACTGGCTGCCTGCCACGCACTGGCGCAGAACAAAACCACGCCGCTGGCCCGCACCGCCTGA
- a CDS encoding ABC transporter permease subunit — translation MLTTRKIDPQLFADQVSDHVEAVAGRSLWQDAWMRFRKNRAAMTSVYVLLFIVACIVVGPHVAPFSHDEIDWNVVADPYELGKPSLETGHYFGTDDLGQDLFARTMQGGRLSIMVGFMGALVAVVIGTVWGAISGYVGGLVDSVMMRVIEVLDSVPFMFMVILFVTLFGNNIYLIFIVIGMVSWLNIARVVRGVTFSIKRREFIEAAHSIGVSKLTIVRRHVLPNVLGIVMVYSSLMVPGFIMFESFLSFLGLGVQPPDTSWGILIAEGAKTIDVALWLLMFPSLFLVATLFCFNFIGDGLRDALDPKDR, via the coding sequence GTGCTGACAACCAGAAAAATCGACCCGCAGCTGTTCGCCGATCAGGTGTCGGACCATGTCGAGGCCGTGGCGGGACGCAGCCTGTGGCAGGACGCCTGGATGCGCTTTCGCAAGAACCGCGCCGCCATGACGTCGGTTTACGTCTTATTGTTTATCGTCGCTTGCATTGTGGTCGGGCCGCACGTCGCGCCTTTCAGCCACGATGAAATCGATTGGAATGTGGTGGCCGATCCTTACGAGCTGGGCAAGCCCTCCCTGGAAACCGGGCATTATTTCGGTACCGACGATCTGGGCCAGGACCTGTTCGCCCGCACCATGCAAGGCGGTCGCCTGTCCATCATGGTGGGTTTTATGGGCGCGCTGGTGGCGGTGGTGATCGGCACGGTCTGGGGCGCTATTTCCGGCTATGTGGGCGGGCTGGTGGACAGCGTCATGATGCGCGTGATCGAAGTGCTGGATTCCGTGCCGTTCATGTTCATGGTGATCCTGTTCGTCACGTTGTTCGGCAACAATATCTATCTGATATTTATCGTCATCGGCATGGTGTCCTGGCTCAACATCGCCCGCGTGGTGCGCGGCGTCACCTTCAGCATCAAGCGACGCGAGTTTATCGAAGCGGCGCACTCCATCGGCGTGTCCAAACTCACCATCGTGCGTCGTCATGTGCTGCCCAACGTGCTGGGCATTGTGATGGTGTATTCCTCGCTGATGGTTCCGGGCTTCATTATGTTTGAATCCTTCCTGAGTTTTCTGGGACTGGGCGTGCAGCCGCCGGACACCAGCTGGGGAATTCTCATCGCGGAAGGGGCGAAGACCATTGACGTGGCGCTGTGGCTGCTGATGTTTCCGTCTCTGTTTCTGGTCGCCACCCTGTTCTGCTTCAACTTCATCGGCGACGGCCTGCGCGACGCCCTTGACCCGAAGGACCGCTAA
- the oppB gene encoding oligopeptide ABC transporter permease OppB: MLLYILRRLLIAIPTLLFIALVSFWLMHIAPGGPFDMERPMPEIVRANIEAKYHLNEPFFTQFFIYIRDFVQGDLGPSFVYQDFTVTQLVGQSWPVSATLGMLSFCISVPVGMLLGTLAAFNRNSKLDYALMSLSMTGVVIPAFVLAPVLVTIFAIQLDWLPAGGWEGGKTAFLILPVLSLAIGSVASIARVMRGAMIETLNQPYIRTAIAKGLSTPYLLFHHALRPSLIPVVAMLGPAFVAVVTGSVIIDIFFGTGGMGQHFVSGALNRDYGLVMGITLIVASLTIFFNLVVDLLYTVIDPRIRI, from the coding sequence ATGTTGCTATACATTCTGCGTCGCCTGCTGATCGCCATTCCGACGCTGTTGTTCATCGCCCTGGTCTCGTTCTGGCTGATGCATATCGCTCCCGGCGGCCCCTTCGACATGGAGCGCCCCATGCCGGAAATCGTGCGCGCCAATATTGAAGCCAAGTATCACCTGAACGAGCCGTTTTTCACCCAGTTTTTCATCTATATTCGCGACTTCGTACAAGGCGACCTGGGGCCGAGTTTCGTGTACCAGGACTTCACCGTGACGCAACTGGTGGGCCAGTCCTGGCCGGTGTCGGCGACGCTGGGCATGTTGTCTTTCTGTATTTCCGTGCCGGTAGGCATGCTGCTGGGAACCCTGGCGGCGTTCAATCGCAACAGCAAGCTGGATTACGCCCTGATGTCCCTGTCCATGACCGGCGTGGTGATTCCCGCTTTCGTGCTGGCGCCGGTGCTGGTCACTATTTTCGCCATTCAGCTGGACTGGCTGCCCGCCGGCGGCTGGGAAGGCGGCAAGACGGCCTTTTTAATCCTGCCCGTGCTGAGCCTGGCCATCGGCTCTGTGGCCAGCATCGCCCGGGTCATGCGCGGCGCCATGATCGAGACGTTGAACCAGCCTTATATCCGCACCGCCATCGCCAAGGGACTGTCCACGCCCTATCTGCTGTTTCATCACGCCTTGCGGCCCTCGTTGATTCCCGTGGTGGCCATGCTGGGCCCCGCCTTCGTCGCGGTCGTTACTGGTTCGGTGATTATCGACATCTTCTTCGGCACTGGCGGCATGGGACAGCACTTTGTCTCCGGCGCGCTGAACCGGGATTACGGTCTGGTGATGGGCATCACCCTGATCGTGGCTTCCCTGACCATCTTTTTCAATCTGGTGGTGGACCTGCTGTACACCGTCATCGACCCGCGCATTCGCATTTAG
- a CDS encoding peptide ABC transporter substrate-binding protein codes for MKISKLLMLGAISLMSSVFMVSAVAKPYPPGTQLAASQEITLNNGGEVTSVDPAKYAAEPAFNLGRDLFEGLAIQDKTGKTIPGVAESWSANDDNTVYTFKLRRSEWSNGDPVTAHDFVYSWRRLLDPKTASPYAWFAAMPKIKNSAQIMKGEADPATLGVRAVDDYTFEVTLEQSVPFFLKLISHPVLVPLHKATVEKYGAAWTQPANIVTNGAFIVSEWKVNEKMVLKKNPHYWDADNVVLEKITWLPIGDANVALNRYLAGEIDQALSIPSAQKKQLLKKFPEEVANTSASLGSVYYYMNTVAGPTKDVRVRTALSYAIDRDIMTNAILNNGGVPMYTLVPPQTDGYKPYTPEYATWTQKQRNEKAKQLLTEAGYSKDKPLKLTFTVPTFSTDVKIATAMAGMWKSVLGVQVEIKQLEPKVFYALKDTGDIHRGGWVADYNEASSWLDVFVSTGEFNDSKYSNPRYDQLMQASKVLSDPSKEYRQAETLLINDMAIIPLYRYGNDQYLIKPYIGGYERTNPEASYYRKNVYVKAH; via the coding sequence ATGAAGATAAGCAAACTACTGATGCTGGGCGCTATTTCTCTGATGAGCAGCGTGTTTATGGTAAGCGCGGTGGCGAAGCCTTACCCTCCAGGAACTCAACTCGCGGCCAGTCAGGAGATCACCCTGAATAACGGCGGAGAGGTTACTTCCGTCGATCCCGCCAAGTATGCGGCGGAGCCTGCTTTCAATCTGGGTCGCGATCTGTTTGAGGGGCTGGCTATTCAGGATAAGACCGGTAAAACCATTCCCGGTGTGGCGGAAAGCTGGTCGGCGAACGACGACAACACCGTTTATACCTTCAAACTGCGGCGCTCCGAATGGTCGAACGGCGATCCGGTGACCGCGCATGATTTCGTTTATAGCTGGCGCCGTCTGCTCGATCCCAAAACCGCCTCGCCCTACGCCTGGTTCGCCGCCATGCCGAAAATCAAGAATTCGGCGCAGATCATGAAAGGCGAAGCGGACCCCGCGACCCTGGGCGTGCGCGCGGTGGATGATTACACCTTTGAAGTCACCCTGGAGCAATCCGTTCCTTTCTTTCTCAAACTCATCAGCCATCCCGTGCTGGTCCCCCTGCATAAGGCGACCGTGGAGAAATACGGCGCTGCGTGGACCCAGCCGGCGAATATCGTCACCAACGGCGCCTTTATTGTGTCCGAGTGGAAAGTGAACGAAAAAATGGTGCTGAAGAAAAACCCTCATTATTGGGATGCGGATAATGTAGTGCTGGAAAAGATCACCTGGCTGCCCATCGGCGACGCCAATGTGGCGTTGAACCGCTATCTGGCCGGCGAGATCGATCAGGCCCTGTCCATTCCTTCCGCACAGAAGAAGCAACTGCTCAAGAAATTCCCTGAAGAAGTGGCCAACACCAGCGCCTCCCTGGGTTCCGTCTACTACTATATGAACACCGTCGCCGGACCTACCAAGGACGTGCGCGTGCGCACTGCGCTGTCCTACGCCATCGATCGCGACATTATGACTAACGCGATTCTAAATAACGGCGGCGTTCCCATGTACACGCTGGTGCCGCCGCAAACCGACGGCTACAAGCCTTACACGCCAGAGTACGCGACCTGGACCCAGAAGCAGCGCAACGAAAAGGCCAAACAACTACTGACGGAAGCAGGCTATAGCAAGGACAAGCCGCTGAAACTGACCTTCACCGTTCCTACCTTCTCCACGGACGTGAAGATCGCCACCGCCATGGCGGGCATGTGGAAGAGCGTGCTGGGCGTGCAGGTGGAGATCAAGCAACTGGAGCCGAAGGTGTTCTACGCCTTGAAAGATACCGGCGACATTCACCGCGGCGGCTGGGTCGCCGACTATAACGAAGCCTCCTCCTGGCTGGACGTATTTGTGTCCACTGGCGAGTTCAACGACTCCAAATACAGCAACCCGCGCTACGACCAACTCATGCAAGCCTCCAAAGTGCTGAGCGATCCCTCCAAGGAATACCGTCAGGCGGAGACCCTGCTGATCAATGACATGGCGATCATCCCGCTGTACCGCTACGGCAATGATCAATACCTGATCAAGCCTTACATCGGCGGTTATGAACGCACCAATCCGGAAGCCTCTTACTACCGCAAGAACGTGTATGTGAAAGCCCATTAA